A single genomic interval of Daucus carota subsp. sativus chromosome 1, DH1 v3.0, whole genome shotgun sequence harbors:
- the LOC108215988 gene encoding uncharacterized protein LOC108215988 codes for MNGYRCGNNKFSMRLRNKGAEHRHMPFCALDFSEKMPDNSTTDYDDNIEYSMIAGLESEFSDTDSESDFVDEVNCDSFDVMRAAEKVHKEYNSLGPPNVKCTHCNAYMWREERVNKSCVKGTPIFSLCCAKGQIQLPKEPRTPSLIWQLHNDKQKSKRFQDGIRLYNSLFAFTSTGGKVDHSINNGGAPYIYRLNGQNHHLFGSLIPDEGKDPKFCQLYIYDTQNELNNRLKWVNVGDGNQIDAEIVEALTKMLDETNELVKEFRNCRDRFEAHGVQDLEIVLKVSRSESGRENHITPSDEVAGVMVGDLDDTDGNRDIIINSKIRGLERITDIHPKLMALQYPLLFPAGGDGYHKNIPFGKVDKTTKKARGMISMMEYYSYKFQVRSDEGMTPRLGGRLYQQYVVDAFSTIEQARLWWFRTHQTTLRSDVYTNIKQSISTGSTDTSNIGKGFILPSGFVGSRRYMQQNFQDALAVCRYIGHPDIFLTMTTNPLWDEILQMMKLIPHCSPQNSPDVIARVFRLKLDQLIDDIKQKKYFGTCLAVMYVVEFQKRGLPHVHMLIWLDSSSKKNLIANVDKFVSAELPDPQVDPVGYETVSNFMVHGPCGRENPKSPCMKEHKCTRHFPKKYCASTTFDQSGFPIYKRRKLHTTVKKGKSLLDNQWVVPYNRDLLVRYQCHMNVEICAHARSLKYLFKYCLKGHDRATVEIRSKKSRTETGEELPGREDEIQSFFDGRYICGCEAAYRIFGFNIHYRSLAVERLSFHLEGNKYCTFRSDEPIEKIAEREKGKLTQLEAFFCLNESDINARSYLYDEIPQHYVWNDYDRVWTPRKRGKKIGRLAYTHHSSGELWYLRLLLTKVRGPTSFISLRTVNGKLFQTYQEACKEYGLLDDDNEWDQVLEECSQSGFPPQIRQLFVHIMVNCKVADLSVLWNKHWIHMVDDLLLKQQKLTGNPHLILNEKQQQFFALAEIHTLLKSIGKSLKDYTQMPQPPSTYLDCGINNLIIEETSYDISEMENDFNDLYSKCNDEQLKVFSSVMDSIEKKEGGVFFVYGSGGCGKTFLWRTLISKLRSEKKIVLPVASSGIAATLMPGGRTAHSRFKIPIVLDDHSMCNISNTSDIAELIKRTELIIWDEAPMQHRFSFECLDRSLKDIMKSVDPKRFNMPFGGITVLFGGDFRQILPVIPRTGRGEVVSACITNSKIWRIATVFKLVHNMRLNKGRNEEEVTSLTKFAEWVLDVGDGKIPRCTESNGENNEDDIRIPDNFCNMDTPNTVDEMVKSTYPDFLQNYQNSDYLSERAILTPTNVTVGNVNSLIVEMLPGESTTYYSVDTAEDYPGNERDQLAAFPPEYLHSINIPGMPPHDLKLKVGVVVMLMRNLNQTLGLCNGTRMMVTKCLKLCVECEVISGHYKGTKHFIPRMELSPSETTLPFKICRKQMPLQICYAMTINKSQGQSLQKVALFLPKGVFTHGQLYVALSRVTSPQGLKLFIDDADGNNTNITQNVVYKEVPSTMEFNKYDVVECLDDSRDDWTIQVRAQSIWKGITKKTGEFRGYNIVFFDDSGCRIHAFISPKITPKFENILEEGKIYNIKNFIVKIFNGDETSRAVRNEKHVFFENDTEMEVVEEEPPNFPTHSFDFFCLDQIDGMKNDNRFLTDVVAVVEDVQQKATYQKDGKEKSHVAFTITDGKKTINVTFFNEFGDLFLKAKECFKDETLIIIISFCKVSQWNGVAYLTNFLPTRFYLNLDHPAANEMKMRSLQPNFHTMEIDDEPESNALPIMKVSDIRKLDESYAQRKVLCEVTVKKFDEKMNWFSPYCIQCDQDLQQVEGNYKCCNRSYPYPDKRFRLYSLSSDDSGTIPIVWPDDEISRLTGKTIYDVESDELETNAVAPIPPILKSFEKKKYKVTILLTEENVKSGSKVYNATNISNPIEISDTHEPNLGKNETVEKNQTPPVKVDKVIVSKDNSPPTEASTTRSRSRLVEGIVEYNDEPNIKIQKIKQIKLEKK; via the exons ATGAATGGTTATCGTTGCG GTAATAACAAATTCTCGATGCGTTTACGCAACAAAGGTGCAGAACACCGTCACATGCCATTTTGTGCTTTAGACTTTTCAGAGAAAATGCCTGATAACAGTACAACCGATTATGATGATAATATAG AGTATTCCATGATTGCTGGCCTGGAGAGTGAGTTCAGTGACACTGACTCAGAATCTG ATTTTGTTGATGAGGTCAACTGCGATTCTTTTGATGTGATGCGTGCTGCTGAAAAAG TTCATAAGGAATATAATAGCCTTGGTCCTCCCAATGTCAAGTGTACCCATTGCAACGCTTATATGTGGCGAGAGGAAAGAGTTAATAAAAGCTGCGTCAAGGGTACACCAATCTTTTCTCTGTGTTGTGCTAAGGGTCAAATACAACTCCCAAAGGAGCCAAGAACACCATCTTTGATTTGGCAGTTACATAATGATAAGCAAAAATCAAAACGCTTCCAGGATGGTATTAGGCTGTACAATAGCCTTTTCGCATTTACCTCAACCGGTGGTAAAGTAGATCATTCTATCAATAACGGAGGTGCACCATATATATATCGCTTAAATGGTCAGAACCACCATCTTTTTGGTAGTCTTATCCCCGACGAAGGTAAAGATCCAAAGTTctgtcaattatatatatatgacacgCAGAACGAATTGAACAATCGTCTCAAATGGGTCAATGTTGGTGATGGAAATCAAATTGATGCTGAAATTGTTGAAGCCCTCACCAAAATGTTAGATGAGACTAATGAATTAGTTAAGGAATTTAGAAACTGCAGAGATCGGTTTGAGGCACATGGTGTACAAGATTTGGAAATTGTTCTTAAAGTATCTCGGTCTGAAAGTGGCCGTGAGAATCACATTACTCCATCTGATGAGGTAGCTGGTGTGATGGTTGGTGATCTTGATGACACAGATGGTAACCGTGACATCATTATAAATTCGAAGATTCGAGGTTTGGAGAGGATAACTGACATTCATCCAAAGCTTATGGCTCTACAGTATCCCCTATTATTTCCTGCAGGAGGTGATGGCTATCATAAGAACATACCTTTTGGTAAAGTTGATAAAACAACTAAAAAGGCCAGGGGAATGATTTCAATGATGGAGTATTATTCATACAAATTCCAAGTCAGGTCTGATGAAG GCATGACACCAAGGCTCGGCGGTCGACTTTACCAACAGTATGTTGTTGATGCATTTTCAACCATTGAGCAAGCAAGGTTATGGTGGTTCCGGACACACCAAACAACCTTACGTTCTGATGTATACACAAACATTAAGCAGTCCATTAGTACAGGCTCAACTGATACATCAAACATCGGAAAAGGTTTTATTCTTCCATCTGGATTTGTTGGCTCACGAAGATACATGCAGCAGAACTTTCAAGACGCCCTCGCTGTATGTCGTTATATAGGCCATCCTGACATCTTCCTCACAATGACCACGAATCCGTTATGGGATGAGATCTTGCAAATGATGAAACTTATTCCTCACTGCTCTCCTCAAAATTCCCCTGATGTTATAGCCCGTGTATTCCGTTTGAAACTGGACCAACTGATTGATGATATTAAGCAGAAAAAATATTTCGGTACATGCCTTGCAG ttATGTACGTAGTTGAGTTCCAAAAGAGAGGGCTTCCACATGTTCATATGTTAATCTGGTTGGattcttcttcaaaaaaaaatttgatagcTAATGTGGACAAATTTGTATCGGCGGAGCTTCCAGATCCCCAAGTTGACCCTGTTGGTTATGAgacagtttccaacttcatgGTGCATGGTCCCTGTGGCAGAGAAAATCCTAAATCACCTTGCATGAAGGAACACAAGTGTACAAGACACTTCCCCAAAAA GTATTGTGCTTCTACCACTTTTGATCAATCAGGTTTTCCAATTTATAAGAGGCGGAAATTGCACACCACTGTCAAGAAAGGAAAATCATTGTTAGATAACCAATGGGTTGTCCCGTATAACCGGGATTTGTTGGTCAGATATCAATGCCATATGAACGTCGAGATTTGTGCACATGCCCGTAGCTTGAAATATCTTTTCAAGTACTGCTTGAAAGGCCATGATCGTGCCACAGTGGAAATTAGAAGCAAAAAAAGTAGAACTGAAACAGGGGAGGAGCTGCCTGGTCGTGAAGATGAAATTCAATCTTTTTTTGATGGTCGGTACATTTGTGGCTGTGAAGCTGCCTACCGTATCTTTGGTTTCAATATACACTACAGATCATTGGCAGTGGAGAGACTTTCATTCCATCTCGAGGGTAACAAGTACTGTACATTTAGATCTGATGAGCCCATAGAGAAGATTGCTGAAAGAGAAAAAGGAAAATTAACCCAACTAGAAGCGTTCTTCTGTTTAAATGAAAGTGATATCAATGCAAGAAGTTACCTATATGATGAAATCCCACAACACTACGTATGGAATGATTATGACAGAGTCTGGACACCAAGGAAGAGAGGGAAGAAAATTGGCAGGTTGGCTTATACACATCATTCCAGCGGAGAATTATGGTATCTTCGCCTACTATTGACCAAAGTACGTGGTCCAACATCTTTCATATCCTTGCGAACAGTTAATGgaaaattatttcaaacttACCAAGAAGCATGTAAGGAATATGGCCTTCTTGACGATGATAATGAATGGGACCAAGTACTCGAAGAATGTTCACAATCAGGATTTCCACCTCAAATTCGTCAGTTATTTGTCCATATCATGGTCAATTGCAAAGTTGCTGACCTCTCTGTGCTATGGAATAAACATTGGATCCACATGGTGGATGATTTGCTGTTAAAACAACAGAAGCTGACGGGGAATCCTCACTTAATCCTCAATGAAAAACAACAGCAATTCTTTGCTCTCGCAG AAATTCACACATTACTTAAAAGCATTGGAAAATCTCTGAAAGATTACACCCAAATGCCTCAGCCGCCTTCCACGTATCTTGATTGCGGTATCAACAATTTGATAATTGAAGAAACAAGTTACGACATTTCTGAGATGGAAAATGACTTTAATGATCTCTACTCAAAGTGTAATGATGAACAATTGAAAGTTTTTAGTTCTGTCATGGATTCTATCGAGAAAAAAGAAGGCGGTGTTTTTTTTGTATATGGTAGTGGAGGATGCGGGAAAACTTTCCTGTGGAGAACTCTTATTTCGAAATTAAGATCAGAAAAGAAGATTGTGCTTCCTGTTGCTTCTTCAGGTATCGCTGCTACACTAATGCCAGGTGGTCGTACTGCGCATTCAAGGTTTAAAATACCTATCGTCCTTGATGATCACTCAATGTGTAATATTTCAAACACATCTGATATAGCTGAATTGATCAAGCGGACGGAGCTCATAATTTGGGACGAGGCACCTATGCAGCACCGTTTTTCATTTGAATGCCTTGATCGTTCCCTTAAAGACATAATGAAATCAGTTGATCCAAAGCGTTTCAACATGCCTTTTGGTGGAATTACAGTTTTATTTGGTGGCGATTTTAGACAGATTCTTCCTGTTATACCCAGAACAGGGCGTGGTGAGGTTGTGTCTGCATGTATCACAAATTCTAAAATCTGGAGGATTGCTACCGTGTTCAAGTTGGTGCACAATATGAGATTGAATAAAGGAAGAAACGAGGAAGAGGTTACTTCTTTGACAAAATTTGCAGAGTGGGTACTTGATGTGGGGGATGGAAAAATCCCACGTTGCACAGAGTCAAATGGTGAAAACAATGAAGACGATATAAGAATTCCTGATAACTTCTGTAATATGGATACTCCAAATACAGTGGATGAGATGGTAAAGAGTACTTACCCTGATTTCTTGCAGAATTATCAGAATTCGGATTATTTGAGTGAGCGAGCTATACTAACACCAACCAATGTCACAGTTGGAAATGTTAATAGTCTTATAGTGGAGATGCTACCAGGTGAGTCCACAACGTATTATAGTGTCGACACAGCTGAAGATTATCCTGGCAATGAGAGGGATCAACTGGCAGCCTTCCCACCAGAATATTTGCATTCTATCAACATCCCGGGTATGCCTCCACATGATTTAAAGCTTAAAGTAGGTGTTGTAGTAATGCTCATGCGTAACTTAAATCAAACTTTGGGATTATGTAATGGGACGAGAATGATGGTTACCAAATGCCTCAAACTATGTGTTGAGTGTGAAGTTATATCGGGACATTACAAAGGCACAAAGCATTTCATCCCAAGGATGGAATTGTCGCCGTCGGAAACTACTTTGCCTTTCAAAATCTGTAGGAAGCAGATGCCTCTACAAATCTGCTATGCTATGACCATTAACAAGTCCCAAGGACAATCTCTACAGAAGGTTGCACTGTTTTTGCCGAAAGGCGTCTTCACGCATGGACAGTTGTACGTTGCTCTTAGTCGTGTTACATCACCACAAGGACTGAAGCTTTTCATAGATGATGCTGATGGAAACAATACAAACATTACTCAGAATGTTGTCTACAAGGAA GTACCCTCTACAATGGAATTTAACAAGTATGATGTGGTTGAATGTTTGGATGATTCCAGAGATGACTGGACAATTCAAGTTAGAGCGCAGTCAATTTGGAAAGGAATCACAAAAAAAACTGGGGAGTTTAGAGGATATAATATAGTCTTCTTCGATGACTCT GGCTGTAGGATACATGCTTTCATATCTCCCAAAATTACACCAAAATTTGAGAATATACTTGAAGAAGGCAAGATATACAACATAAAGAATTTTATAGTAAAGATATTTAATGGGGATGAAACAAGCAGAGCTGTTAGAAATGAAAAGCATGTTTTCTTCGAAAACGATACTGAGATGGAAGTAGTGGAAGAAGAGCCACCCAATTTTCCTACACACAGCTTTGATTTCTTCTGCTTGGACCAAATTGATGGAATGAAAAACGACAACCGCTTCCTAACTG ATGTTGTAGCAGTGGTAGAAGATGTGCAACAGAAGGCCACATATCAAAAAGACGGCAAAGAGAAATCACATGTGGCATTCACTATTACTGATGGGAA GAAAACAATCAATGTCACTTTCTTCAACGAGTTTGGTGATCTCTTTCTGAAAGCAAAGGAATGTTTCAAGGATGAAACACTGATAATAATTATAAGCTTTTGCAAAGTCAGTCAATGGAATG GTGTGGCCTACTTAACAAACTTCCTTCCAACAAGATTTTACCTAAATCTTGACCACCCAGCTGCTAATGAAATGAAGATGAG ATCTCTGCAACCAAATTTTCATACAATGGAAATAGATGATGAACCTGAAAGCAATGCATTGCCCATCATGAAAGTATCTGATATTAGAAAACTGGATGAAAGTTATGCCCAG AGGAAAGTGTTATGCGAGGTTACCGTTAAAAAATTTGATGAGAAGATGAATTGGTTTTCCCCTTACTGTATTCAATGTGATCAAGACTTGCAGCAAGTGGAGGGTAATTACAAATGCTGTAACCGAAGCTATCCTTATCCAGACAAAAG